The Exiguobacterium acetylicum genome includes a window with the following:
- a CDS encoding ABC transporter permease gives MLSLIQNEWMKWWTTKKAKIVLALYVVIAVGIIIIAKTNDFEFTRYDYYSLTFLLLTSLLGIITIVFTAEAIGNEVRYDTMKHLLMSPYSRMTIYFSKLIFSILIMLLQFVFIAAVVYAGSFAFSEAGDPILFRDTIVEVVSPIFTIFMTLFFSLLFRSVGMIIGFTVLAQFFTSIAGNLLIGFKPAIAKWIIFMHLDWSMYFKDSMTYGTSEAMGTSLTFSVLFVLAHIIVLLGASILVFQRKSYT, from the coding sequence ATGCTTTCGCTCATACAAAATGAATGGATGAAATGGTGGACGACTAAAAAAGCGAAGATCGTCTTAGCGCTATATGTCGTTATTGCAGTTGGTATTATAATCATTGCAAAGACGAATGATTTTGAGTTCACACGTTATGATTATTATTCATTAACGTTCCTTTTACTGACATCTCTATTAGGAATCATAACGATTGTCTTCACGGCAGAAGCCATCGGGAATGAAGTACGTTACGACACGATGAAACACTTATTAATGAGTCCGTATTCACGAATGACGATTTACTTCTCGAAGCTGATTTTCTCGATTTTGATTATGTTACTCCAATTCGTGTTCATCGCTGCGGTCGTCTACGCAGGCTCATTTGCGTTTTCCGAGGCAGGAGATCCAATTCTGTTCCGTGATACGATCGTCGAAGTTGTCAGTCCGATTTTTACAATATTTATGACGTTATTCTTCTCATTGTTATTCCGTTCTGTTGGAATGATCATCGGCTTCACCGTTCTAGCGCAGTTCTTTACGAGCATTGCGGGTAACTTACTGATTGGTTTCAAACCAGCAATCGCTAAGTGGATCATATTCATGCATTTAGACTGGTCAATGTATTTCAAGGATTCTATGACCTATGGTACGAGTGAAGCGATGGGAACATCTTTGACATTCTCCGTCTTGTTCGTACTGGCTCATATCATCGTCTTATTAGGTGCGTCGATTCTTGTCTTCCAAAGAAAATCATATACGTAA
- a CDS encoding glycoside hydrolase family 32 protein, whose amino-acid sequence MNQWTREARYRPLSDVDPSVYQAMKEEVRTSPWRFSYHIQPPTGLLNDPNGFVYHDGLYHLFYQWFPLGPVHGLKYWYHMTSKDLVHWFDEGAALIPNDDPDSHGAYSGSGFIKDDQVHIMYTGNKRDADWNRHTSQIVGHLRSDGRIEKHLPPAIPTVPEGYTEHFRDPKVFQDASGIWYCIIGAQRSNLTGCTVIYQSQDAEHWTFLGELQTNYPTFGYMWECPDYFELDGNGVLLFSPQGIEPDGANYQNIFQSGYFIGEPLTLPDLTFTHEPFQELDFGFDFYAPQTTEAADGRRILVGWMGLPDISYPSDIYNWAHALTLPRELSIEHGQLRQRPVRELTQLRKETLFDETILFEQDVTIAEAEIFELVLSDLKLTSDSFRFSVRQEATEETVFHYDATSRQFTIDRSRSGAEVPAESFGTLRSTVLAKDLHTLRLFVDRSSFELFLNDGEAVASGRIFPKGSSRGIEFSGEAAAHLSLYDLS is encoded by the coding sequence ATGAATCAATGGACACGTGAAGCACGATATCGTCCCCTCTCGGATGTCGATCCGAGCGTTTACCAAGCGATGAAGGAAGAAGTTCGAACGTCTCCTTGGCGATTTTCCTATCATATTCAACCACCAACCGGGCTCTTAAATGACCCGAATGGTTTCGTCTATCATGACGGTCTCTATCATTTATTCTATCAATGGTTCCCGCTCGGACCTGTTCATGGGCTGAAGTACTGGTATCATATGACATCAAAAGATCTAGTACATTGGTTTGATGAAGGAGCTGCCTTGATCCCAAATGACGATCCCGATTCGCATGGTGCTTATTCCGGCAGTGGATTCATTAAAGATGACCAAGTCCACATCATGTATACCGGTAACAAGCGGGATGCCGATTGGAATCGTCATACGAGTCAAATCGTCGGACATCTTCGCTCGGATGGGCGAATCGAAAAACACTTACCACCCGCTATTCCAACCGTTCCTGAAGGATATACAGAACATTTTCGTGACCCTAAAGTCTTCCAAGATGCATCAGGAATTTGGTACTGCATCATTGGTGCACAGCGGAGTAATTTAACGGGTTGTACTGTCATTTATCAATCACAAGATGCCGAGCACTGGACATTCCTCGGTGAACTACAGACGAACTATCCGACGTTCGGCTATATGTGGGAATGCCCTGATTATTTCGAACTCGATGGAAACGGTGTCCTTTTATTTAGTCCACAAGGGATCGAGCCAGATGGTGCAAACTATCAAAATATTTTCCAATCTGGTTATTTCATCGGTGAACCGTTAACTTTACCCGACTTAACATTCACACATGAGCCGTTCCAAGAACTCGATTTTGGATTTGACTTCTATGCGCCACAAACAACAGAGGCAGCAGACGGTCGACGAATTCTCGTCGGTTGGATGGGCTTACCAGACATTAGCTATCCTTCTGATATCTACAACTGGGCTCATGCTTTGACATTACCTCGTGAACTATCGATTGAACACGGACAACTTCGTCAACGCCCCGTCCGCGAACTAACTCAACTACGAAAAGAGACGCTGTTTGACGAAACAATTCTTTTCGAACAGGATGTGACGATTGCGGAAGCGGAGATTTTCGAACTCGTCCTTTCAGATCTGAAACTGACGTCTGATTCATTCCGCTTCTCTGTTCGTCAAGAGGCAACAGAAGAGACGGTATTCCACTACGATGCTACGTCTCGTCAATTTACGATTGATCGAAGCCGTTCAGGCGCTGAAGTGCCTGCTGAATCATTTGGTACTTTGCGTTCGACTGTTCTTGCGAAGGACTTGCATACGTTACGCTTGTTCGTAGATCGTTCTTCATTCGAACTTTTCCTTAATGATGGAGAAGCCGTTGCAAGTGGACGGATTTTCCCGAAAGGATCGAGCCGTGGTATTGAATTCTCAGGTGAGGCCGCTGCTCATCTCTCACTCTATGATTTATCATGA
- a CDS encoding ATP-dependent helicase yields the protein MHEDFFGQMEQLTGIQLNPVQQQAIEHDHGPLLLLASPGSGKTTTLNFKIAYLILQKKIEPHRILGLTFSKAAAREMADRFYHLFHELIGTTAAFSTIHSFAFQVVRDHTSQQRLSYTIIEGPMDQQHPNAPHKRMLLRRIFQEINRSVVTDDQMDELLRMISFVKNRLLSLKEIKAVPTTIKHFPDIYVAYEQFKSRDPLHPLLDFDDMLTYANTILEQDRRLLQHYQRRFDYILTDESQDTSLVQHQLVEKLALPHNRLCVVADDDQTLYSWRGADASKILHFKDTYPNATVLYMEQNYRSSQDIVSVANQFIQRNKARYPKQMFTENASVRPIILETLSTYEDQTRYLLNQLRTETNYREVAILYRNNASSINVMNALDQANIPFYIKDVDHKFFSHWILKDILNFMTFAQDPTNIEVLATIHTKFAGYISKAQLAQLQQFGTSESLFDLLINKIDMKFYQKKQLQQMKRTFASIQTVRPSAALSLIRHELGYEKNLRKMSESLGFSLDHLLETLNTIDNIASDVPTLLAFRERITHLEQLMRNAKQNKNQNAVTLSTFHSAKGLEFDRVFMIDLVAGILPSADTIKAYKNGQLDDMEEAARLFYVGMTRARHELHLLSYRFKSKSFDVSPFVEDVHRLVTPDDAKRKEERQRPAVAARASVPPLPIIENMRVSHTAFGPGTVLHLVDDVLEISFDQGMKKQLSLQVCSENGLLEIL from the coding sequence ATGCATGAAGATTTTTTCGGACAGATGGAGCAATTGACTGGTATTCAACTGAATCCTGTCCAACAACAGGCAATTGAACATGACCATGGTCCGTTGCTGTTACTCGCCTCACCCGGCTCAGGAAAAACAACGACCCTTAATTTTAAGATTGCCTATTTGATTTTACAAAAAAAAATTGAACCACATCGTATTCTAGGACTGACCTTCAGTAAGGCAGCAGCGCGTGAGATGGCGGATCGGTTTTATCATCTATTTCACGAATTAATTGGAACAACAGCAGCTTTTTCAACGATTCATAGTTTTGCTTTTCAAGTCGTTCGGGATCATACGTCACAGCAACGTCTCTCGTATACGATCATTGAGGGACCGATGGATCAACAACATCCGAATGCACCACATAAAAGGATGCTACTCCGACGTATTTTCCAAGAAATCAATCGAAGTGTCGTCACTGATGATCAAATGGATGAGTTATTACGAATGATTTCCTTCGTCAAAAACCGCCTCCTTTCTTTAAAAGAAATCAAGGCAGTTCCGACGACAATCAAACATTTCCCTGACATCTATGTCGCATATGAACAATTCAAATCGCGTGATCCATTACATCCCTTACTCGACTTTGATGATATGTTGACATATGCGAATACGATTCTTGAGCAAGACCGTCGTTTATTGCAACATTATCAACGTCGCTTTGACTATATCTTGACGGATGAGAGTCAGGATACGTCACTTGTCCAGCACCAATTAGTCGAAAAATTAGCCTTACCACACAACCGCCTTTGTGTTGTTGCAGATGATGATCAGACGCTATACAGTTGGCGCGGCGCAGACGCTTCTAAAATTTTGCACTTCAAGGACACGTATCCAAATGCGACAGTCCTATACATGGAACAAAATTATCGATCGTCTCAAGACATTGTCTCGGTCGCTAACCAATTCATTCAGCGTAATAAAGCACGCTATCCAAAACAGATGTTTACGGAAAACGCCTCTGTTCGTCCGATTATCTTAGAAACGCTATCGACTTACGAGGACCAGACCCGCTATCTGTTGAATCAGTTACGGACAGAGACGAATTACCGTGAAGTAGCCATCTTATACCGCAACAACGCTTCATCGATCAATGTGATGAATGCTTTGGATCAAGCAAACATTCCGTTCTATATTAAGGATGTCGACCATAAATTCTTCAGTCATTGGATTTTGAAGGATATTTTAAATTTCATGACATTCGCACAAGATCCGACAAATATCGAGGTTTTAGCAACTATCCATACGAAGTTCGCAGGATACATCTCGAAAGCTCAACTTGCCCAACTACAACAGTTCGGTACGAGTGAGTCTTTGTTTGATCTACTCATCAATAAAATCGATATGAAATTTTACCAAAAGAAACAACTTCAACAAATGAAGCGCACGTTCGCCTCGATTCAGACTGTTCGACCGTCTGCCGCACTCTCCCTCATTCGTCATGAACTAGGCTATGAAAAGAATTTGCGGAAAATGAGTGAGAGTCTCGGTTTTAGCCTCGATCATCTGCTCGAGACACTGAATACGATTGATAATATCGCGAGCGATGTACCAACGTTACTCGCCTTTCGCGAACGAATTACGCATCTTGAACAACTAATGCGTAACGCCAAACAAAATAAAAACCAAAATGCAGTCACTCTCTCGACGTTCCACAGCGCAAAGGGACTCGAATTTGATCGTGTCTTCATGATTGATTTAGTCGCTGGTATTCTTCCATCCGCCGATACGATCAAGGCTTATAAAAATGGACAACTCGATGATATGGAAGAAGCAGCACGACTGTTTTATGTTGGGATGACACGAGCCCGACACGAGCTACATCTCCTGTCCTATCGATTTAAATCGAAATCGTTCGATGTCTCACCATTCGTCGAAGATGTTCATCGCCTCGTCACACCGGATGATGCCAAGCGAAAAGAAGAACGCCAGCGTCCTGCTGTTGCAGCAAGAGCTAGTGTTCCTCCATTACCGATTATCGAGAACATGCGTGTTTCCCATACAGCATTCGGACCAGGAACAGTCTTGCACCTGGTCGATGACGTCTTAGAAATTTCGTTTGACCAAGGAATGAAAAAACAGCTCTCGCTACAAGTCTGTTCCGAAAATGGTTTACTTGAAATTCTATGA
- a CDS encoding GNAT family N-acetyltransferase, which produces MSVVKLHMYTNEHYEQCDAFILPEEQVQFTSFPTDVVTDAVAHPDKFPVVIKKEELVVGFFILHLNPPKTHRTHEQSVLLRAFSIDARHQHQGYAKEAMMQLPEFVHHHFPEVTAITLAVNKKNIAAKSLYFKTGYVDTLQSVMGPIGEQHILAFDLEKAFS; this is translated from the coding sequence ATGTCTGTAGTAAAATTACACATGTATACGAATGAACATTATGAACAATGTGATGCGTTCATTCTTCCAGAAGAACAAGTCCAATTTACTTCTTTTCCGACGGATGTCGTCACAGATGCGGTTGCCCATCCAGATAAATTCCCGGTTGTCATAAAAAAAGAAGAACTGGTCGTCGGATTTTTTATCCTCCATCTCAATCCCCCTAAAACACATCGGACACATGAACAAAGTGTCTTGTTACGTGCCTTTTCCATTGATGCGCGCCATCAACACCAAGGATATGCAAAAGAAGCGATGATGCAGTTACCGGAGTTCGTTCATCATCATTTCCCGGAAGTTACAGCGATTACACTTGCGGTCAATAAAAAGAATATCGCTGCAAAATCGCTCTATTTCAAGACGGGGTATGTCGATACGCTACAGTCCGTCATGGGGCCGATTGGAGAGCAACACATTCTTGCGTTTGATTTAGAAAAAGCATTTTCCTGA
- a CDS encoding GNAT family N-acetyltransferase, whose translation MILFKEVTREHFPVIQSLYRSVPEYALMEERTLPLSDSTLQEEFLNPDTVSLIGYLDGEPVLLIDYLPKHPKDGTPWIGLFLLDASQHGTGTSSRLFSAFCDQFLSQEPHIHLAVLPDNLRARRFWEKHGFCYVRTSISNRKQQVDVYLYDSKK comes from the coding sequence ATGATTCTTTTTAAAGAAGTGACACGCGAACACTTTCCGGTCATTCAATCCTTGTATCGAAGTGTTCCCGAATATGCACTTATGGAAGAACGTACGCTTCCGCTCTCTGATTCGACCTTACAGGAAGAGTTCTTAAATCCCGATACGGTATCGCTGATCGGATATCTCGACGGAGAACCCGTCTTACTGATTGACTACCTACCGAAGCATCCGAAAGATGGAACACCTTGGATTGGTTTATTCTTACTCGATGCTTCTCAGCACGGTACAGGAACGAGTAGTCGATTATTTTCCGCGTTTTGTGATCAATTCCTGAGTCAGGAACCTCACATTCATCTCGCGGTTTTACCTGATAATTTAAGAGCTCGTCGTTTTTGGGAAAAACACGGATTCTGCTACGTGCGAACGAGCATCTCGAACCGAAAACAACAAGTAGACGTGTATCTGTATGATTCGAAAAAATAA
- a CDS encoding ABC transporter ATP-binding protein translates to MLKIENISKRLGKEQILKDVSFEVSPGEVFGFLGPNGAGKTTTIRIITGLLEQDAGKVTVNGFDVVEERSKALTQIGAIVENPAFYPYLTGKQNLIHAKNLIPGLDQVDYDALARLVGLEGKLSKKVGEYSLGMKQRLGIARALLHNPRVLILDEPTNGLDPSGIAELREYLRQMAREQDIAILISSHMLSEMEQISDRYAIIDQGVIKSVESVRNETGAKIALRVNKEATTDVLDALRVANYPSEVLDEQIIITAPESECPAIARLVVPIADLHELTVKRLTLEEQFLQVTKKEGDSHAFAHTK, encoded by the coding sequence ATGTTAAAGATTGAAAATATCTCAAAGCGTCTTGGAAAAGAGCAAATTTTAAAAGACGTCAGTTTTGAGGTATCCCCAGGCGAAGTATTCGGTTTCCTTGGACCAAACGGGGCAGGGAAAACGACGACGATTCGTATCATCACGGGTCTACTCGAGCAGGATGCAGGGAAAGTCACGGTTAATGGATTTGATGTCGTCGAAGAGCGTTCGAAAGCGTTGACGCAAATCGGAGCAATCGTCGAAAATCCAGCGTTTTATCCTTATCTGACAGGAAAACAAAACTTGATTCATGCGAAAAACTTAATCCCAGGACTCGATCAAGTGGATTATGATGCATTAGCGCGTCTTGTTGGTCTTGAAGGAAAACTTTCAAAAAAAGTTGGAGAGTACTCGCTCGGGATGAAGCAACGACTCGGAATTGCTCGTGCCTTGTTACATAACCCACGCGTCTTGATTCTAGATGAACCGACGAATGGTCTGGATCCGTCAGGGATTGCGGAGCTCCGTGAATATTTACGACAAATGGCGCGTGAGCAAGATATCGCGATTTTAATTTCGAGTCATATGTTAAGTGAGATGGAACAAATCAGCGACCGTTACGCGATCATCGATCAAGGTGTCATCAAGTCAGTCGAGTCCGTTCGAAACGAGACAGGTGCTAAAATTGCACTTCGCGTCAACAAGGAAGCAACGACAGATGTCCTCGATGCCCTTCGCGTCGCAAACTATCCGTCAGAAGTGTTAGATGAGCAAATCATCATCACGGCACCAGAAAGCGAATGTCCAGCGATTGCGCGACTCGTCGTGCCGATTGCTGATCTACATGAACTGACGGTCAAACGATTGACGCTCGAAGAACAATTCTTACAAGTAACAAAGAAAGAGGGGGATTCACATGCTTTCGCTCATACAAAATGA
- a CDS encoding sensor domain-containing diguanylate cyclase, producing MSRPSLRFDILLAGLISLLFFSMTLGLTFFISQHATNRLQSEVGMNLSTTAHQLSDKLDHYMWSRYAEVKLLGSLPTIQQTDQKVETRQTLEELQRQIPDFSWIGRLDAKGTVIASTNQVLEGTSIKERPVFQQALSQPFIGDVHEAVLLAKLLPNPSGEPLQFVDISTPLYEKGRFSGVLATHLSFEWAKAIEQSFQSATSSLQQVDVFIVSQDRKTILLGPNGWSGQTLPSNVTLSANASMTASWKGTEFVSGQSTSRGYKDYDGLGWTVLVRQPTSVAFADADALRQTIFIAGLIASLITAVLGWMLAKLLTRPLLKITHAAQQMQDDPSKSLPNHRGIREIETLTDALQQLIHRLLHTEQEKLTFERLSQRDSLTGLANRNGLAQYIEQLPTETHSIYLCLDLDGFKSVNDTYGHALGDLLLIEVGQRLEQLLPPGGFVARLGGDEFIIVLTTQSLVEAQYLGEQWIAHVSMPYHLEEQTVHIGMSIGLAEQVTGESLEQVMHRADLALYRSKQNGRGCMSVH from the coding sequence ATGTCCAGACCCTCACTTCGCTTTGATATCCTGTTAGCAGGATTGATTTCCTTATTATTTTTCAGCATGACGCTCGGATTAACTTTCTTCATTAGTCAACACGCGACAAATCGACTCCAATCGGAAGTCGGGATGAATCTATCAACGACGGCTCACCAACTATCCGACAAGCTCGATCATTATATGTGGTCACGTTACGCAGAAGTGAAGTTGCTTGGTTCCTTACCGACGATTCAACAAACAGATCAAAAAGTAGAAACACGTCAGACACTCGAAGAATTACAACGGCAGATCCCTGACTTTTCTTGGATTGGTCGCTTAGATGCTAAAGGAACAGTCATTGCGTCAACGAATCAGGTTCTTGAAGGGACGTCAATCAAAGAACGACCTGTCTTTCAACAAGCCTTATCACAGCCCTTCATTGGTGATGTCCATGAGGCCGTTCTACTCGCAAAACTACTGCCAAACCCAAGTGGTGAACCACTCCAATTCGTCGATATCAGTACACCTTTATATGAAAAGGGACGATTTTCCGGTGTCCTCGCAACTCATCTTAGCTTCGAATGGGCAAAAGCAATCGAACAAAGTTTCCAGAGTGCCACGTCTTCTCTTCAGCAAGTGGATGTCTTCATCGTTAGTCAAGATCGAAAAACGATTTTACTTGGACCGAACGGATGGAGCGGTCAGACATTACCCAGTAATGTCACACTGTCTGCGAACGCTTCTATGACCGCTTCCTGGAAAGGAACAGAATTTGTCTCTGGTCAAAGCACAAGCCGTGGTTATAAGGACTATGATGGACTCGGTTGGACGGTTCTCGTGCGTCAGCCAACTTCAGTTGCATTCGCTGATGCTGATGCCTTACGTCAAACAATTTTCATCGCTGGATTGATTGCTTCTCTCATCACAGCGGTACTCGGCTGGATGTTAGCAAAACTGTTGACACGACCGTTATTAAAAATCACACATGCTGCACAACAAATGCAGGATGATCCATCAAAATCACTTCCGAATCATCGCGGAATTAGAGAAATCGAAACGCTAACAGATGCCTTACAACAACTGATTCATCGGTTACTGCATACCGAACAAGAAAAATTGACATTCGAACGACTGTCACAACGCGATAGCCTGACTGGACTTGCGAACCGAAATGGTCTTGCGCAATACATCGAGCAATTGCCTACAGAAACGCATTCTATCTACCTCTGTCTTGATTTAGATGGTTTTAAATCCGTCAACGATACATATGGTCACGCACTTGGTGATCTCCTCCTGATCGAAGTCGGTCAACGGCTAGAACAGTTGCTTCCCCCTGGTGGCTTCGTGGCTCGTCTTGGTGGTGATGAGTTCATCATCGTCTTAACGACACAATCGTTAGTAGAAGCCCAATACTTAGGAGAGCAATGGATTGCTCATGTCTCGATGCCCTATCATTTAGAAGAACAGACCGTCCACATCGGGATGAGCATCGGACTCGCTGAACAAGTAACAGGAGAATCACTCGAACAGGTCATGCATCGGGCAGATTTAGCACTCTATCGTTCGAAGCAAAACGGTAGAGGATGTATGTCGGTTCATTGA
- a CDS encoding YczE/YyaS/YitT family protein, which yields MVTASIGSAPWTSASEAVAAISPLTVGLAIIVLHVLALIAALSLGSRFSWWTIVLSFALVVLFGAAIDFFLSIHQLIYTPQGLWMRAVYMLIGMPLISLGLALYLQIGFVLMPPDYLMKSLISRFKSTSLGATISLGIPFVIACLFSLIERELIGIGVGTFIFLLLNGPLIEWFQRLFPITARPPKRTSS from the coding sequence ATGGTAACCGCCTCAATCGGCAGTGCACCTTGGACTTCCGCGAGTGAAGCCGTTGCGGCCATCTCACCGTTAACCGTCGGACTAGCAATTATTGTCTTACATGTGCTTGCTTTGATTGCAGCACTTTCTCTTGGGAGCCGCTTCAGTTGGTGGACGATCGTCCTTAGTTTTGCACTCGTCGTCCTCTTCGGCGCCGCGATTGATTTCTTCTTATCGATTCATCAATTGATTTATACACCACAAGGACTATGGATGCGTGCCGTGTACATGTTGATCGGTATGCCATTAATTTCACTCGGACTCGCCCTCTATCTCCAAATCGGATTCGTGTTAATGCCACCGGATTACTTGATGAAGTCACTGATCAGTCGCTTTAAAAGCACATCGCTCGGAGCAACGATCAGCCTCGGTATTCCTTTTGTAATTGCTTGCCTTTTTTCACTGATCGAACGCGAACTGATCGGTATCGGAGTCGGAACTTTCATTTTCCTATTATTGAACGGTCCACTGATCGAATGGTTTCAACGACTCTTTCCCATCACGGCACGTCCGCCAAAACGAACAAGTTCTTAA